A window of Bradyrhizobium sp. AZCC 1610 contains these coding sequences:
- a CDS encoding response regulator — protein sequence MSKRVLVVEDQEDNRQILRDLLASVGYEMIEAHDGEEALIAARTQSPDLILMDIQLPILDGYEATRRIKAQSDLRHIPIVVVTSYALSGDEEKARAAGCDAYVAKPYSARKLLETINRYLT from the coding sequence ATGAGCAAGCGCGTACTGGTGGTGGAAGATCAGGAGGACAATCGGCAGATTCTGCGCGATCTGCTCGCAAGCGTCGGTTACGAAATGATCGAGGCGCACGACGGCGAAGAGGCACTCATAGCAGCGCGAACCCAAAGCCCGGACCTAATCCTGATGGATATCCAACTGCCTATTCTTGACGGATACGAGGCGACACGGCGCATAAAAGCACAATCAGATCTCCGTCATATTCCAATCGTCGTCGTCACCTCCTACGCGCTGAGCGGCGACGAAGAAAAGGCGCGCGCAGCAGGCTGCGATGCCTATGTCGCGAAGCCCTACAGCGCACGAAAACTCCTTGAGACGATCAATCGATACCT
- a CDS encoding sensor histidine kinase, with protein MNLEADSTPSFLRPLAAISRARRDGKSVKDGRVGFESRPSLRTKLLMAFLIIEVLLVSVGVIGFLSLREADQQTNRVVALQHKIEAYRQVQHDTLRQLHGVSSALAFPSETTLASALRQINQFGYGLDRVSFVEKDELALLNQVREEYARFIAVGSHVIDLIRNGRAAEAKQSELALGPLADKLERLTNQLVNRAEADMIAGIDASRHTYAKSQVLVAAVALASFVLTLVLGHAISRSVIEPVRIIHDGLNRIAAGDFTRRIEVPNRDELGELAAHVNSTCEELQQLYRSLEEASRHKSQFLANMSHELRTPLNAILGFSELLLDGIYGDPPEQMRLPVERIQRNGRHLLGLINDVLDLSKIEAGQLRLSLADYSVEELVSGVYTSVESLAAEKKLGLRVAVPTGLPPARGDERRLAQALFNLVGNAIKFTDAGEIRIEVEAKGDFYKFSVQDTGPGIDEADQTKIFEEFQQVDNSITKTKGGSGLGLAIVKRIVEMHGGRIWIESRLGHGATFSFLVPARLEQQATQT; from the coding sequence GTGAACTTGGAGGCTGATTCAACTCCTTCGTTTCTTCGCCCGCTCGCTGCAATATCGCGAGCACGTCGAGACGGCAAATCGGTGAAGGACGGCCGCGTCGGCTTCGAGTCACGCCCGTCGCTGCGCACCAAATTGCTGATGGCCTTCCTCATCATCGAGGTGCTCCTGGTCTCGGTTGGGGTGATCGGATTTCTTTCGTTGCGCGAAGCCGACCAGCAGACAAACCGAGTAGTTGCACTCCAGCACAAGATCGAGGCATACCGGCAGGTGCAGCACGATACGCTTCGACAGCTCCACGGCGTATCCTCAGCTCTCGCCTTTCCGAGCGAAACGACACTGGCAAGTGCGCTACGGCAGATCAACCAGTTCGGGTACGGCCTTGACCGCGTCTCGTTTGTCGAAAAGGACGAGCTTGCGCTGCTCAACCAGGTGCGCGAAGAATATGCGCGCTTCATTGCCGTAGGTTCGCACGTCATCGATCTCATCCGCAACGGGCGAGCGGCTGAGGCCAAACAGAGCGAACTCGCACTTGGGCCCCTCGCGGACAAGCTCGAACGATTGACCAATCAATTGGTCAACCGGGCTGAAGCGGACATGATCGCCGGCATAGATGCGAGCCGGCACACCTATGCCAAATCTCAAGTGCTTGTCGCCGCCGTCGCGCTCGCAAGTTTCGTGCTTACGCTGGTCTTGGGACATGCGATCTCCCGATCTGTGATCGAACCGGTCCGCATTATCCACGACGGTTTGAATCGAATAGCGGCTGGCGACTTCACCCGTCGCATCGAGGTTCCCAATCGGGACGAACTCGGGGAGCTTGCGGCGCACGTCAATTCGACCTGCGAAGAACTCCAGCAGCTTTACCGAAGCCTTGAGGAGGCGAGCCGTCACAAGTCGCAGTTCCTCGCAAACATGAGTCATGAGTTACGGACGCCACTGAACGCGATACTCGGCTTTTCAGAACTCCTGCTGGACGGCATTTACGGCGATCCTCCAGAACAAATGCGATTACCCGTCGAACGCATCCAGCGGAACGGCAGACATCTGCTCGGGCTCATCAACGACGTCCTCGATCTCTCCAAGATTGAAGCCGGACAGCTTCGGCTCTCTTTGGCCGACTATTCCGTAGAGGAATTGGTTAGCGGCGTTTATACCTCCGTTGAATCCCTCGCCGCCGAAAAGAAATTGGGGTTGAGAGTTGCTGTTCCCACTGGTCTACCGCCGGCGCGGGGAGATGAACGCAGGCTCGCTCAGGCCCTTTTCAACCTTGTTGGTAACGCGATAAAATTCACCGATGCGGGAGAGATCCGGATCGAAGTGGAGGCGAAAGGGGATTTCTACAAATTTTCAGTCCAAGACACGGGACCGGGTATCGACGAAGCCGATCAAACAAAAATTTTCGAAGAATTCCAACAGGTCGATAATTCGATCACCAAGACGAAGGGCGGCTCCGGATTGGGCCTCGCCATCGTAAAGCGCATTGTGGAGATGCATGGTGGACGAATCTGGATAGAATCCCGCCTCGGCCATGGCGCGACCTTTTCCTTTTTGGTCCCAGCCCGGCTAGAGCAACAGGCGACCCAGACATGA
- a CDS encoding ABC transporter substrate-binding protein, which produces MQTNRRDLLLAGACAASTAILWSPVTRLSAEGPNPRPETTTIRLAKNPVICIAPQYVVSDLLNAEGFTNVVYVQSDAGVEQTKAVGKGDIDFTLHFSGPLLLQVDRGLSITILAGIHVGCFELFAKEGIRSVADLKGRTVGIQGLETSPHVFLSAMATLVGLDPAKDIEWVTSGPVKPIELFAEGKIDAFLGFPPEPQRLRAQNIGRVIVNSAQDRPWSQYFCCMLASNREFVRKNPIATKRVVRAMLRATDLCVSEPTLVAQRMVDRGFTARKDYAVQTLADVPYNRWRDYDPEDTIRFYALRLREAGMLKSSPAKIVADGADWRFLNEVRRELGG; this is translated from the coding sequence ATGCAGACGAACCGTCGCGACTTGTTATTGGCTGGGGCCTGCGCCGCTTCCACTGCCATATTGTGGAGCCCAGTGACTCGGCTTAGCGCCGAAGGGCCCAATCCGCGTCCAGAAACCACTACAATCCGCCTCGCGAAGAACCCGGTCATCTGCATTGCCCCGCAGTACGTGGTTAGCGACCTGCTGAATGCCGAGGGGTTTACAAATGTCGTTTACGTCCAATCCGATGCCGGCGTGGAGCAAACCAAAGCAGTCGGGAAGGGAGACATCGACTTCACCCTGCATTTCTCCGGTCCGCTTCTTCTTCAGGTCGATCGTGGCTTGAGCATTACGATTCTGGCCGGGATTCATGTCGGCTGCTTCGAGCTATTCGCCAAGGAAGGGATACGCAGCGTCGCCGATCTGAAGGGGCGAACGGTCGGGATTCAGGGGCTCGAGACAAGCCCGCACGTTTTCCTCAGCGCGATGGCGACGCTGGTTGGACTCGATCCCGCCAAGGACATCGAATGGGTGACGAGCGGGCCGGTCAAACCGATCGAGTTGTTTGCTGAGGGTAAGATCGACGCCTTCCTCGGATTTCCTCCAGAACCGCAGCGTTTGCGTGCGCAGAACATCGGTCGTGTCATCGTCAACAGCGCGCAGGATCGCCCATGGTCGCAGTACTTTTGCTGCATGTTGGCGAGCAATCGCGAATTCGTCCGAAAGAATCCCATCGCCACCAAGCGGGTGGTTCGCGCCATGCTCCGGGCGACGGATTTGTGCGTGAGCGAGCCGACCCTTGTAGCGCAGCGTATGGTCGATAGGGGCTTCACGGCTCGCAAGGACTACGCGGTCCAGACGCTTGCGGACGTGCCGTACAACCGCTGGCGTGACTACGATCCCGAAGACACAATCCGTTTTTACGCGCTTCGTCTGCGCGAAGCGGGGATGCTGAAATCAAGCCCTGCGAAAATCGTCGCGGATGGAGCCGACTGGCGGTTCCTCAACGAGGTCCGACGTGAACTTGGAGGCTGA
- a CDS encoding alpha/beta fold hydrolase, with translation MDIEAWLRGLGLEQYVTAFRENNVEADVLLRLTAEDLKDIGVRSVGHRRKLLAATAELRSRSFRTSVEGVDEPAHFIEHALEARAGAERRQLTVMFIDLVGSTALASRLDPEEMRDLIHLYQGAVSADVTRFGGHIAKYMGDGVLCYFGWPRAHEDDAERAVRAGLAAARSVGDISRPHGQRLAARVGIATGLVVVGDLAGVGSAQERAVTGDTPNLAARLQACAEAGQVLVAESTRRLLGGLFDFSERDSLLLKGYDHPICAYAVAGSRAPESRFGALRGPGLTQLVGREHELKILCDAWAAAANGRGQVVLLVGEPGIGKSRLIEALRQRLGRAPRSRLEYQGSPLHAQTALHPFASELARAAGFRLEDGLTARHAKLCALLEHRLGTRAEAAAPVLASLLGVPSLSADLTPQQLKAKMLAMLAAQVETLAQRGPLLLVFEDAHWADPSSLELLGRLAETVAGLSILMIVSHRPEFSPAWGDLPHVLSLRLDRLNRREAAALVEETAGAGRLKPAAVERIVARADGVPLFIEELSRVVLESAQRSDAEPSLCEGSQVAHAEIPSTLSDLLSARLDRLGSTKEVLQVCAAIGREFSHDLVVAVSRSDVGAVGEALDHAVASGLIVREGVGTAAIYRFRHALIQEAAYASILKSRRRSLHVRIAESAETHLSELSGPRPEWLARHYAEAGETIRAAGLWLEAARLAKATFATREAASHLTACLDATRSEVEPLPELRRFRTDALIMLGDLASLAENIAAANEYYRQAIEEVADPAVREGIEKKRHHCRIAKRGLARIAYYEHGAGDFTLLFVSTQALGLAMFQPVLERLCDEFRVVTIDPRGSGRSNALQRPYTIAEHASDALAVIRELGASKLIGVGISMGANVLFRVAHQGAEFLSGIVTIGAPSAGQGQEHFSEHWIALQEEMRRTGEVEPMLRLHVGEVFSEPEMHEMLDSVVRSRLRLPKETLLSFFLDATDGDVTGILPLVHTKTLVTHGGEDRLVSFAAAELTASLLPDATLHIFEAKGHLPLFTDTAEFCHVVRAFARSLASSRPVK, from the coding sequence ATGGATATTGAGGCTTGGCTGCGCGGGTTAGGGCTGGAGCAGTACGTTACGGCCTTTCGTGAGAACAACGTCGAGGCCGATGTGCTCCTGCGGCTAACGGCCGAAGACCTTAAGGACATTGGGGTCCGATCGGTGGGGCACCGCCGAAAGCTTCTGGCGGCAACTGCGGAGCTGCGGAGCAGATCCTTCCGAACCTCCGTCGAAGGTGTCGACGAGCCTGCGCATTTCATTGAACACGCACTGGAGGCGCGGGCAGGAGCCGAGCGTCGGCAGCTGACCGTTATGTTCATTGATCTCGTCGGCTCCACTGCGCTCGCGTCCAGGCTCGATCCGGAGGAGATGCGCGACCTGATCCATCTCTATCAAGGAGCGGTCTCTGCGGACGTCACACGGTTCGGAGGTCACATTGCCAAATACATGGGCGATGGAGTGCTCTGTTATTTCGGTTGGCCGCGCGCGCATGAGGACGATGCCGAGCGAGCGGTGCGCGCTGGCCTCGCCGCCGCCCGCTCCGTTGGGGACATTTCGAGACCCCATGGCCAGCGCCTTGCGGCACGGGTCGGGATTGCGACCGGGCTGGTCGTAGTCGGCGACTTGGCCGGCGTCGGGTCGGCCCAAGAGCGCGCGGTCACCGGCGATACCCCAAACCTTGCCGCGCGGCTGCAGGCCTGTGCCGAGGCCGGACAGGTTCTGGTTGCGGAGAGCACGCGGCGCCTGCTGGGCGGGCTTTTCGATTTTTCCGAGCGTGACAGCCTGCTGCTCAAGGGCTACGACCACCCGATCTGCGCCTATGCCGTCGCCGGCAGCCGGGCGCCCGAGAGCCGTTTTGGTGCGCTGCGTGGACCTGGCCTTACGCAACTGGTCGGACGCGAACACGAGCTGAAAATCCTGTGCGACGCATGGGCCGCGGCCGCGAACGGCCGGGGGCAGGTGGTCCTGCTTGTCGGCGAGCCCGGGATCGGCAAATCGCGACTGATCGAGGCCCTGAGGCAGCGGCTCGGCCGCGCGCCCCGCTCGCGCCTCGAATATCAAGGCTCACCACTCCACGCCCAGACTGCGCTCCATCCCTTCGCGAGCGAGCTCGCACGGGCCGCCGGCTTCCGCCTCGAAGATGGCCTCACAGCTCGGCACGCAAAGCTTTGCGCGCTACTCGAGCACCGGCTAGGGACAAGAGCCGAGGCTGCTGCGCCCGTTCTTGCGAGCCTTCTCGGCGTGCCCTCGCTCTCCGCGGACCTTACGCCGCAGCAGCTCAAGGCGAAGATGCTTGCGATGCTCGCGGCGCAGGTGGAGACCTTGGCGCAGCGCGGGCCGCTCCTTCTTGTGTTTGAGGATGCGCATTGGGCGGACCCGAGCTCCCTTGAGCTGCTTGGACGGTTGGCTGAAACGGTAGCTGGCCTCTCCATTCTGATGATCGTCAGTCATCGGCCCGAGTTCTCGCCGGCGTGGGGTGATCTCCCGCACGTGCTTTCGCTGAGGCTTGATCGGTTGAACCGCCGTGAGGCCGCAGCGCTTGTCGAAGAGACGGCAGGCGCCGGACGCCTGAAGCCGGCGGCCGTCGAGCGTATCGTCGCCCGTGCGGATGGAGTGCCACTCTTTATCGAGGAGCTGTCGCGGGTAGTTCTTGAGAGCGCGCAGCGCAGCGATGCCGAGCCTAGCCTCTGCGAAGGCTCGCAGGTAGCTCACGCGGAGATTCCTAGCACTCTGAGCGACCTGTTGTCGGCCCGGCTGGACCGCCTCGGTTCAACAAAGGAGGTTTTGCAAGTCTGCGCCGCGATCGGGCGGGAGTTCTCCCACGACCTGGTTGTCGCGGTATCGCGAAGCGACGTCGGTGCTGTCGGTGAGGCCCTGGACCACGCTGTCGCGAGCGGCCTCATTGTCCGCGAGGGTGTGGGCACGGCGGCGATATACCGGTTCCGCCATGCTCTCATTCAGGAGGCGGCCTACGCCTCCATCCTGAAAAGCCGGCGTCGGTCGCTGCACGTCCGCATCGCCGAATCGGCCGAGACGCACCTGTCCGAGCTTTCTGGACCACGGCCAGAATGGCTTGCGCGACACTATGCCGAGGCGGGGGAGACGATTCGGGCGGCAGGTCTTTGGCTCGAGGCCGCCCGGCTGGCGAAGGCTACGTTCGCCACCCGTGAAGCTGCTTCTCACCTCACCGCCTGTCTCGACGCGACCCGGTCTGAGGTCGAACCGTTGCCGGAGCTTCGCCGCTTCCGCACCGACGCATTGATCATGCTTGGCGACCTCGCGAGTCTTGCAGAGAATATTGCTGCGGCAAACGAGTATTATCGCCAGGCAATCGAGGAGGTCGCCGATCCCGCAGTACGCGAAGGCATCGAGAAAAAGCGCCACCACTGCCGAATCGCGAAGCGTGGCTTGGCGCGCATTGCCTATTACGAGCATGGCGCGGGTGACTTCACGCTCCTCTTCGTCAGCACTCAGGCGCTCGGATTGGCCATGTTCCAGCCTGTGCTCGAGCGCCTCTGCGATGAGTTCAGGGTTGTCACCATCGATCCGCGCGGGTCCGGTCGCTCAAACGCGCTGCAGAGGCCCTACACGATCGCCGAGCATGCGAGCGACGCGCTCGCCGTGATACGCGAACTTGGGGCGTCGAAGCTGATCGGTGTCGGAATCTCGATGGGAGCCAACGTCCTGTTTCGAGTGGCGCATCAAGGGGCGGAGTTCCTGAGTGGTATCGTTACGATCGGCGCGCCTTCGGCCGGCCAAGGCCAGGAACATTTCTCAGAACATTGGATCGCGCTTCAGGAAGAGATGCGACGCACCGGGGAGGTGGAGCCTATGCTGCGGCTCCACGTCGGCGAGGTCTTCTCGGAGCCCGAAATGCATGAAATGCTGGATTCCGTCGTTCGATCCAGGCTCAGGCTTCCGAAGGAGACGCTCCTGAGTTTCTTCCTGGACGCGACGGACGGCGACGTGACAGGCATTCTCCCACTCGTGCACACGAAGACGCTTGTCACGCATGGCGGAGAGGATCGGCTCGTCTCATTCGCGGCCGCGGAGTTGACTGCATCGTTGCTTCCCGACGCAACGCTGCACATATTCGAAGCCAAGGGTCACTTGCCTCTTTTCACGGACACCGCCGAGTTCTGCCACGTCGTTCGGGCCTTCGCGCGCAGTCTCGCCTCGAGCCGCCCGGTTAAATGA
- a CDS encoding adenylate/guanylate cyclase domain-containing protein — MVQERPFRIERRLSAILAADVAGYSRLMHHDEEATHAKLRTLLADDVEPAITEHGGRIVKNTGDGLLAEFPSAVEAVRAALQFQTRIRELTNGDAESRRIAFRVGVNIGDVIVEPHDIFGDGVNIAARLESIAEPGGVCISSAAYDHVRGKVGVEFADLGEHNLKNIDRPVRVYAVVREGSSSPPAEYAKSSAHSPPRLSIVVLPFTNLSGGPEQDYFIDGVTESLISDLSRISGSFVIARSTAFTFKGKDVDVQKVGRELNVRYVLEGSVQRGGNRLRVNVQLIDVETASHLWAERFDKPIADLFDMQDEIVCRLANTLNAQLIEAEARRAARSLHPDAIDLSFQGNCCFNKGFTAEHMAQAREFYERALVLDPENTEALVGIAAVDAASAAFFIFSDREARFAAAEAALIKALSISPQHARAHMYLGAVQCSTKRAAQGIRECERALALDRNLADAHGIIGSAKVLIGRGTEAEGHIEEAFRLSPRDPIAFRWMFYAGLTKLILGADVEAVAWLRRCLEANRNYPIAHFQLAAALALLGSMEEARAAAKAGFELDPTFNIRRTRGRISDDPTFVAGSKRVREGMRLAGVPEG; from the coding sequence ATGGTGCAAGAGCGGCCATTCCGGATCGAGCGGAGGTTGTCGGCGATATTGGCCGCCGATGTGGCTGGCTATTCGCGGCTTATGCACCACGACGAAGAGGCTACCCACGCCAAACTGAGGACGCTCCTCGCGGACGATGTCGAGCCCGCAATCACGGAACACGGCGGCCGCATCGTAAAGAACACCGGCGACGGGCTCTTGGCAGAGTTTCCGAGCGCGGTCGAAGCGGTTCGAGCTGCTCTGCAGTTCCAAACTCGCATTCGCGAACTTACAAATGGCGATGCGGAAAGCAGGCGTATTGCTTTCCGCGTAGGCGTCAACATCGGGGACGTAATCGTCGAGCCCCATGACATCTTTGGCGATGGTGTGAATATTGCGGCACGGCTTGAAAGCATTGCAGAACCTGGCGGTGTCTGCATCTCGTCTGCCGCCTACGATCACGTCCGAGGCAAGGTCGGGGTTGAGTTCGCCGATCTGGGTGAGCATAACCTCAAAAACATCGACCGTCCGGTCCGGGTCTACGCCGTGGTCCGGGAGGGATCATCCAGCCCACCGGCTGAGTACGCGAAGTCGAGCGCACATTCACCGCCTCGTCTTTCCATCGTGGTGCTGCCTTTCACGAACCTTAGCGGTGGTCCCGAGCAGGACTACTTCATCGATGGCGTAACTGAGAGCCTGATCTCGGACTTGTCGCGGATCAGCGGCTCGTTTGTTATCGCGCGCAGCACGGCCTTCACCTTCAAAGGCAAAGACGTGGACGTTCAAAAGGTCGGTAGAGAACTGAATGTGCGCTATGTCCTCGAAGGCTCGGTACAACGTGGCGGTAACAGGCTGCGAGTTAACGTGCAACTTATCGACGTCGAAACTGCCAGCCACCTCTGGGCCGAACGCTTCGACAAGCCTATTGCTGATCTATTCGATATGCAGGACGAAATCGTCTGCAGGCTCGCCAATACATTGAATGCCCAGCTCATTGAGGCTGAGGCGCGACGCGCGGCGCGTTCACTGCATCCGGATGCAATCGACTTGAGTTTCCAGGGCAACTGTTGCTTCAATAAGGGGTTCACCGCCGAACACATGGCGCAGGCAAGGGAGTTTTACGAGCGAGCTTTGGTGCTCGACCCGGAAAATACAGAAGCGTTGGTCGGTATAGCGGCTGTAGATGCGGCAAGCGCTGCGTTTTTTATCTTCAGCGACCGTGAGGCGCGCTTTGCAGCGGCCGAAGCAGCGTTGATCAAAGCTCTATCCATTTCACCGCAGCACGCTCGGGCTCACATGTATTTGGGTGCCGTGCAATGCTCAACGAAGCGCGCGGCCCAAGGCATCCGGGAATGCGAACGGGCGTTGGCTCTAGATCGAAATTTGGCCGACGCTCACGGTATTATCGGTTCGGCGAAGGTCTTAATCGGTCGAGGCACGGAAGCCGAGGGTCATATCGAGGAAGCTTTTCGGCTCTCTCCCCGCGATCCTATTGCCTTTCGGTGGATGTTCTACGCTGGCTTGACCAAACTCATTCTTGGCGCCGACGTTGAAGCAGTGGCATGGCTGCGCCGGTGCCTCGAAGCCAACCGGAATTATCCCATCGCACATTTCCAGCTGGCGGCCGCGCTTGCGCTGCTCGGCTCGATGGAGGAAGCGCGTGCTGCGGCAAAGGCGGGGTTTGAGCTCGATCCAACTTTCAACATTCGCCGTACTCGAGGCAGAATAAGTGACGATCCGACCTTCGTTGCGGGGAGCAAGCGCGTCCGTGAGGGTATGCGCTTGGCCGGGGTGCCTGAGGGGTGA
- a CDS encoding DUF899 family protein, with product MGVTFPNESPAYRAARNRLLQREVALRREMEAVAAEIRALPPGGAVPEDYEFDHIDSKGAPAKVRLSELFRPATDTLILYHYMFPRHRGDKRRGPSSGPMAELPVEEGPCPSCTALLDNWEGAVPHVEGLGANIAAVAKAPIQRVAACAAHRGWRNLKVLSAANNSFKRDYHGEDKEGQQVPMLTVFHKGADGVIRLSWASELLFLPTEPGQDPRHVGTVEPMWTLLDLTPGGRPDAYEQIEYECCRPEAPAST from the coding sequence ATGGGCGTGACCTTTCCAAATGAAAGTCCGGCGTATCGCGCCGCTCGGAACAGGCTGCTGCAGCGCGAGGTAGCACTCAGGCGCGAAATGGAGGCAGTGGCCGCGGAGATTCGAGCACTCCCGCCGGGTGGAGCCGTTCCCGAGGATTACGAATTTGACCACATTGACTCAAAGGGGGCACCAGCGAAGGTGCGGCTATCCGAACTGTTCCGGCCCGCTACCGATACTTTGATCCTCTACCATTACATGTTCCCCCGGCACCGCGGCGACAAGCGGCGGGGACCGAGCAGTGGGCCAATGGCAGAGCTTCCGGTTGAGGAGGGGCCGTGCCCCTCTTGCACTGCTTTGCTCGACAACTGGGAGGGAGCGGTGCCGCACGTTGAGGGGCTGGGAGCAAACATCGCGGCCGTGGCCAAGGCACCGATCCAGCGGGTCGCGGCTTGTGCAGCGCATCGCGGCTGGCGCAATTTGAAGGTGCTTTCAGCCGCCAACAACAGCTTCAAGCGCGACTATCATGGCGAGGATAAGGAGGGACAGCAGGTGCCGATGCTCACCGTATTCCACAAGGGCGCCGATGGGGTGATTAGGCTGAGCTGGGCCTCCGAACTGTTGTTCTTGCCGACCGAACCGGGGCAGGATCCACGACATGTCGGCACGGTCGAGCCGATGTGGACCCTCTTGGACCTCACTCCTGGAGGGCGGCCCGACGCGTACGAGCAAATCGAATACGAATGCTGTCGGCCCGAAGCGCCAGCGAGTACTTAG
- a CDS encoding class I SAM-dependent methyltransferase: MSSLAFHHMPREMQAETLASMHAALAPGGALRIADFVGGHFGGPGEGMLVGDLTAAGFENARTIGQFRLAFGKVTLVGGERPRA, encoded by the coding sequence GTGTCCTCGCTTGCCTTCCACCATATGCCGCGCGAGATGCAGGCCGAGACGCTGGCTTCCATGCATGCGGCGCTGGCGCCCGGCGGAGCGTTGCGGATCGCGGATTTCGTCGGCGGACATTTCGGCGGACCCGGCGAAGGAATGTTGGTCGGTGACTTGACGGCGGCGGGCTTCGAGAATGCGCGCACGATTGGTCAGTTTCGCTTGGCCTTCGGCAAGGTCACCCTTGTCGGCGGGGAAAGGCCCCGCGCTTGA
- a CDS encoding RES family NAD+ phosphorylase, whose amino-acid sequence MTDAFAPSPRPAYRLIPSQFPPVGLFDTVATAADLAAVMELVGWTNDRLVAERIARLPQAEWVYGVPNASIVMAAFLHVAPGGMRFNGPELGAWYAADDIRTAAAEVGHHLRRETVARNVTTMTRTYRAYAATLLGDYLDIRGQQTRRPDVYASDRYGASQKLGEEVRASGGAGLLYDSLRRRTGVNVVAHRPRNITDIVQTDHFEITILATSRTIDVRKLSL is encoded by the coding sequence GTGACGGACGCTTTCGCACCCTCGCCACGGCCCGCCTATCGTCTGATCCCGTCGCAGTTCCCTCCCGTCGGTCTGTTTGATACCGTTGCAACCGCAGCTGATCTTGCGGCCGTAATGGAGCTGGTCGGCTGGACCAACGATCGGCTTGTCGCTGAGCGTATCGCCCGACTACCGCAGGCAGAATGGGTGTATGGCGTCCCCAACGCCAGCATCGTCATGGCGGCTTTTCTACACGTTGCGCCTGGTGGGATGCGATTCAATGGTCCCGAGCTCGGGGCCTGGTACGCAGCCGACGATATCCGGACAGCAGCTGCCGAGGTCGGTCATCACCTGCGGCGCGAGACGGTCGCCCGCAATGTAACCACGATGACCCGGACCTACAGGGCGTATGCCGCAACTCTGTTAGGCGACTATCTCGACATCCGAGGCCAGCAGACCAGGCGCCCCGACGTATACGCAAGCGACCGCTATGGCGCCTCGCAGAAGCTTGGCGAGGAGGTTCGCGCGTCAGGCGGCGCGGGACTGCTCTATGACAGCCTGCGGCGTCGGACCGGTGTCAACGTTGTCGCGCACCGCCCCCGCAATATCACGGACATCGTACAGACGGATCATTTCGAAATCACGATCCTGGCAACATCGCGTACGATCGACGTCCGCAAGCTGTCGCTTTGA
- a CDS encoding MbcA/ParS/Xre antitoxin family protein produces the protein MSSNPKRRPSEAANGPQRLDNSRFAPANRRRLSAPALRTFLAIADLWGLTEEQRLLILGYPSRSTYHNWCKQAREHGAFTLDVDVLTRISAVLGIHQALGVLFPTEQLGVEWLRTPHNAVVFGGRPPVDLVTSGSQDGLLSVRRFLDGARGGLYMQPNTIDEAFAPYDDAEIVFR, from the coding sequence ATGTCGAGCAATCCCAAAAGACGCCCGTCTGAAGCGGCAAATGGGCCTCAGCGCCTCGACAATTCACGCTTTGCCCCGGCCAATCGAAGGCGGCTCAGCGCTCCCGCTTTGCGGACTTTCCTGGCCATTGCGGATCTATGGGGATTGACCGAAGAGCAGCGTCTCCTGATCCTCGGCTATCCCTCTCGATCCACGTACCACAACTGGTGCAAGCAAGCTCGCGAGCACGGCGCTTTCACCCTCGACGTTGATGTGCTCACACGCATCTCGGCGGTGCTCGGCATCCATCAGGCTCTCGGAGTTCTGTTTCCGACGGAGCAGCTTGGCGTCGAGTGGTTGCGAACCCCGCACAACGCTGTCGTGTTCGGCGGGCGGCCGCCCGTCGACTTGGTGACCAGCGGCTCCCAGGATGGATTGCTCTCGGTGCGCCGTTTCCTCGACGGCGCGCGAGGCGGTCTCTACATGCAGCCGAACACCATTGACGAGGCGTTCGCGCCTTACGACGACGCGGAAATTGTCTTCCGGTGA
- a CDS encoding helix-turn-helix transcriptional regulator, which translates to MRRRHPKHTKRLLARNLRQLRLERSWSQDDLADAAKVRQALVSAMEVATANPTLESLDKIAAALGTEVADLLVPHASKAR; encoded by the coding sequence ATGAGGCGCCGACATCCGAAACACACGAAGCGGCTGCTTGCCCGCAACCTGCGTCAGCTTCGCCTTGAGAGGTCATGGTCGCAGGATGACCTCGCTGATGCGGCGAAGGTGCGTCAGGCGCTCGTCAGCGCAATGGAAGTCGCCACAGCCAATCCGACGTTGGAATCGCTGGACAAGATTGCAGCCGCGCTCGGTACCGAGGTCGCCGATCTTCTTGTCCCGCATGCGTCGAAGGCACGATAG